The Arachis ipaensis cultivar K30076 chromosome B05, Araip1.1, whole genome shotgun sequence nucleotide sequence acaacataatagttaatatgattacatgtataataattctgcatttttatttaaatgagttgaatattataaaataaaaataaatacataattatactaaataatttctttaaataataaaaatgatctTTCAACAAAATATATTtcattaaattcattaaaatatactatcactaaaattaattactacaacataaaatatttcattaaattcacaaattcacAAAATGAAATTTTTATAGCCTCTTTCATTAATCAATAATTATTGTACAAGTTTGCTTTATGATGCAAATAAAATGAGATCATActatgagaaaagaaaaaaacaatccTTATAACACTTAAACTCTATGGACATtccatataaaaaagaaaaagaaaagtgataCACATTACATAAGAAACTTGGTCCTTACACTAATCCTTGATAAATGTATTTAACATGTTTTGGTTCACTCCTCATTCAAGTTGTTCTCCTTCTTTTGCAGTATTTTCTGTGATGCAGTTGTGAAGAGGCTCCACAAGTTGGCTATCGTCGAGTTGAACACCAATAAAATACTGTACTTCTTCCTGTTAAACCGAGTAAAAAAAAGTGCTTATTCatccaaaacaaaatttttgtggCAAAATATTAAAAGAGCTAACTTTATTCAATCAATGTtagcaaaggaaaaaaaaagagagatgaATATCCAAatattgaataagaaaaagaaCTCACTGAGCGATTGATGGCACCAGGTAAACCCTCAAAGAAAGCAGGCCAACCATAACCAGAGTCAAATTTAGTGGAAGACTTGTAAAGAGGAGTTGCACACCCAGCACAGTTGTAAACCCCTTCTTCATAGAACTTGTTATATTCTCCAATACCCTTCAATCTGCACAAGTTCCCATTGCAGTCACATATTCTTAAATCTCAACTCAACTCACTTTATAACAAATTTCATGTCTTAAAAGGAACTTCTTAGATTGTGTTTAAATCCAGATATATATTTGCCAAAAACTACCAATGATTTTAAGAAATGGCACTAAAATAACTCAAAACAATGAGAACAGAAAAGGTTGGGGAATTGAATTCATACTCAGTTCCCTTCTGGCGTAGGATCCTGAACTGCTCAGGGGAGAGAATGGCCCTCTATTCCTCCTCTGATTTCTGATTGTGAAACCCTGTTGACCCTGCCATTCAATATTAACTCTTCCTCAAAAAGCTTTCTGCTTTCTCACGCTGAAATTGCACACAAGTTGTTTATTATTTATAACAATAATGATGGAACCCCATTTGGGTAAATAATCTGGGAAATTAGGGCAATCACTTGATAAACTTTGACTTCACTAGTTCACTAGTTCACCATCTAGACCCATATTTAGATCCTTCTGCAACTCACCTTATTAGTACGACCATTGCTACACTTATGAACAATACTTATCTTCAAGAAATGGAAAAGAGCTACAATAGGGGACTGAAACTAATGATCAAATTCCTTCCTATCAAGTTCTACAATGATCAGAATTTGAAACTAATCGACACTAACCTCTGAAACTAAAATAACTGTTATAACAGATGCTAGTCTAATAGATACAGTGCAGCAAATTGTCAAAATCTGAAACAAACTAACTTCTGATTTCTAACTAACCCGACAGTTACAATAAATTAACCAACTCACAAATTCTCCAACCCAAAGCAAACTGAAAGTACCTCCTCATTGTCACCCTCAAGATCTGAATGTGGCTCAGTAACACTACAAGCAATTCCTCTCTTCCCTCTTTATTCCCTCTATGAGTGACTTGTTGAGTCCCTAATAAACAAGAAGACAATCAGAAACTATACATGAATGCAAGGTTTATTAAAGAGAAGAGAGGAAAGGGGGTAATGCATAGAGTGATTTTTAAATTTGGAGATTAtggtttttaattttgatttagggacgaaattgcataaaaaaagtTTACTAATACACATCAGCTAGCCATTACGTCTCCAGAATGTCACAGAGAAATCTAGGTGTGATTAGAATATTTGAGCTGAGACTCCAATGCCAAGTTATAGGAATATATTCCACAATTTGTTTTCTATTTATAACTATGTAAGAAATTTTTTATCCATGTAATAGGCACTCTCCCTTTCATTTTCTTCTTAAGTTTATCTACTTCAAGTTGGCAAAGCAATATAGTAGGAAAAGACAAACATAAATTTAAAACTAGCTTTACCCTTTActtttaataaatcaaaatagCGAAGTGCCAACCTGCACAACAGACACAAAGAAAACAAAGATGAAACTGCAGAATTTTTTTCTAATATTCAATTCATAATCAGAAAAGAAACCAGCTTGAAATAGGTGTGAAGAACAATTTTAATCAAGGCTGACAGCATTTGTTTCCACTGTAACTTTGTCAAGAAAGGAAGTGAAATTTCTAATCTTGTCTCGATAGAAACTAATATTATATTGAATTATAAGCCAAATTATGAAGATCATTACCCAAAGTTCCATTCAGAACATATGTAGGGACCAATTCGAAGATTAACATAAAGTCCAGCTTGCTGCACTACCTTGATGAACTTAACTAAGTCGTACCTATCTTCGAAATAATACTGAAATATTTTGTAAGCAAAagtatattagttttaatttcttTCCAGTTCTTTTACAAATGAAAGAATAAAAACCCTGTAAATTTTTTTGGAAAGTGAATTACTTTTCCTGGAGAAGGTTCATGGCCATTCCAAAACACATAGGTTTGAATAACATCCAACCCTCCCTCTTTAGCATTTTGAATAAGCTCTGGCCACATCTACATGCATTCTCCCCATCAATGAATGAGAAAATACAATTAAAAAGAAtgattaataaaagaaaaacataattaaGAAAGAAAGTACCTGAGGTGTGCTTCTGCGGTAGTGTATAGAACCAAAAAACAGAATCTTTCTCTGCCCATTAACAACAATTGCTTTGTGATCATTTGTAACAGAAGCTATCACTGCATAAACCCAGTACAAACATAACACCATCACACAAAGCTTCTTCCCACTCATCACCAAACTCTCCATTTTCTCTTCTCTTATCAACACATTCAAACTAAATTGATGCATATCTACTAGTCAAGTACCTGATTTTCAGtctattttcaatttcagtttatCGATTGTATCTTTAGTGTTTTTACTATAGAATGCATTATTATCTTAATCTCTTTGCTTGTTAGAATCTTCTTCCCTATTTGTACAGCCGGCACATTTCAGTTCTTACTGTTGCTGGTTATTTAACTTCATTTATGAAGATTATAATGTTTTAAAGAATTGTCTTCTTTATGAGCATTTATCAAAAAATCTTATATCACACCAAGGCACGAAAGCTTTAAAGGAATGCTTGTTTCTGTTTTTACTAAGCTTCTAGTTTAGGTTTCAGGAACATTACCTGAGATGGAtgaaacattttcaaaagaattgTTCTTGTGATTGCTTCGTCTTGCTAACCCCACCTTAGCTTTAttgttgttcttgttcttgtgatTACTTCCTGCAATCTTAGCTCTTAATGATGGTCCTCTCCTGTCATCAGTTTCTGAACATTTGGTACCAAGAGTATCAATCATCATAGAAGTTACAATAAAATTCTTAAAAGGAGAAATGAGGGTACGAGAGTTCACTCACGCCGCAAATGGTCACCAAACCCCCAAATTGAAAACCCTAAAGTCGGAATCCTAACCCTCTGAAATTTTAGAACAAAATGGGGGTGAATAGATACCTTCTCCACCACGATGGTAAGCGACGGGATCAGAGGACGATGCTGACGACCGATGTGAGCACGCCGCGAAGACGACTGATGGCTCTCGAGTGGTTAGCGTCGAGTGGGGAAGAGGAGCGGTGAGTGTGGAAGAGGAGTGCCGACACCGATGGTTCTCGAGTGGATGGTGCGACGGCAGAACGTATTCGGGGTTTGATGAGATAGGTGACGAAGtgttggtggtgatgatgagTTGGGGTTCTCGAGTGAAGCATTTCTGAGTTCTGAAGTTACGTTTTGTGATGGTTCGTATtggtgaaaatgaaaaaaaattactgAGTGTTGAGGGATTTAGTAGTCTTACATGGATTAGGCAGCGTTTTAGAAGCGCACCCAAAACATAATAAATGGGTTACCTTTTAAAAGCGTTTCCCTTAGTGTAAAAAGTGTCTCCATAGCTATTCagatacggctacgctttataagtgatatttAAAATATCTAAGGAGACACTTTTGAAGTGATGCCTTAATAGTGTTTCCTATTCTCTTATAAAAGGGCACCCTGcgaaaaagcgtagcctattctaggaataggctacgcttttcaaatgtagcttaaaaaaagtgtggctgaatgggtgtttttcttgtagtgaatgaagaagccatatggcttagtagatgATGTCTTGGTGAAAGTTGggaaccactacatccctgcaaactttatagtcttggatattggagaggatgaggatgactctgtcatccttggaagacctttcctagccactacaACTAGGGGAGGACTACATcatgttcaagatgcctcatcccaattctcccctaaataaaagagagataactgtgcaacacctagtattccaaccctctctttctgtgcagagctttgCAGAGCCCCCAGAAATCAATTCTAAGTTCGGTGTTGGGCAGCCACCAACAAGCTCTAAGTACAAAGGTACTAGGAAGAAAGTAcataaaggctggagggacaagaaagtcccaactgaaggcctctcacctggtatGAGAGTGGTGTTCACTAAGAAACTAGTCtcaccacatacagtgagtcgtatcctgtctttagatcatgtggagctcattcatgaaaaGACAGGCAAAAAATTCACTGTAAGGGgtgaaaatctgagcccatactcaccttcgtaaggagctaaccgtcaagctaatgacgttaaagaagcgcttcttgggaggcaacccaaccttaattaattttttttatttattttcttttattttatttttctttcagttatttttagagtcatgatcatatgcagttGTCAGAACAAAGACAGAATTGTTCAGCAGTAAAAACAGAatactctggatggagtgtcatTGAAATTTGAACGCCAACCAGGGAGCTCTGGCTAGGCGTCCAATGCCCTAAATGGGCAGCATTGCTGGTATTGAACACCAGCCAAGGAGCAGCCTCTGGGCATTCAAACACCAGTGCAGAGGGCAAGGAATctggattccctagcctctcaggaccagtgggtcccacatcATCTTTCACCTACACCACTTATTCCTtcttactttcacacttccccatacacacttccctataaaccctagcccaatcacatttATTTCACTTCTCCAaatccatcataactcccaccaacccccattGATGtccacgaaaacttgtctctcaacaaatttccaccgacaagtgcaccggattgtcgtcaagtaaaaagtcactatagagtgaggtcgaatcccacagggattggttggttgatcaatgttaattggagaattattcTAGTTAAGCTGAATCATATTTGAAATTGGGATTGTAAAAAGTAAATTAGCAGAaaatttaaagaacaagaaatgtaaatgaacagaaattaaattgcagaatgtaaagaacagaaacttaaattccaagaaattaaatgggagcGGGGTAATTGAGCATCGAAATAAatagcagaatgtaaagagaatgggtagatcagaatgggggaatcattgggttttaggagatgttgtattctccggatcaaatcattttcatctctgcCTCAATCAATACATTTATTGACTTtacttggcaatcttaggtgattggattctaatgtcttggctcaccaatctctctaagcttgaaaaattgcccaatgtcttgatttaattgctcatgggaagagatgaagtatggtcactgattataccatgcaaattcatagatcaaagtattggtaggattacatgtcacgatatccatccaacctccaatctaatccaatgtgaaaaagcctttctagcatgatctcctcatccctctctcaaggatcagaGGAAACCCAAATATGAATATCTTCTCTGTCGAGACAACTATttaattgaattaagatcgaaagctgtccagcaaaatcaagagaaaagaaagaagaagaagaacgaaaactgttattgatccattgaagtacaacagagctccctaacccaatgaaaggggtttaattGTTCATATTTCTGGAAtggaaattaaaaatgaaaaagtaCATTGCAACTGTTCCGGGGGTTacttgaaactggaggtcgatctcagatgagatctgctttggtggccggagctgttgtgtctgatttgttggatctggtggccaGAGATGCTGTcaatccttcgtcaccggagggtgttGGTACCCGTatgagactccgatgcttaagttagtgatgcacggaaaacttgtctctcaacaaatttcccttcggcaagtataccgaattgtcgtcaagtaataactcacaaaagagtgaggtcgaattccatagagattaacggattaagcaatcaatggttaattgattatcctagttagacggttcagaTTTGAATGATGAGCAGCAGGAAGTGTAAATAacatgaatgtaaaggaaaaactataaagtacagaaaagtaaaatagcaagaaaagtaaatgtaagaactaaaaataaatgaacattgggatcaagagatattgcaatcctccagatcaagttcattctcatctcttcctcaatcaatgcattcattgatctccttggcaatcttaagtgatcgaattacaattccttgtaattcgatctctcaaatcttgatcaatagccaattccttggtcaattgctcaagagaagagatgaagtatggtcactgattataccacatgcatttcccaaatcaagtgttggaaggattatagtcacatatccatccacacccaatttggtccagcatgagaaagcatttctagcatgatctcttcattcctctttcaaggttcagaagagatccaagtatgaatagtttcttttccaagataactacccaattagatgaagatcgaaagccctCTAGTacaatcaagaggaaagaaagaagaagaagaataagaactacacttaatccattgaatcacaatagagctctctaacccaatgtaaagagttagttgatcattgctctacaaaaatagaaaagaaagaaagtgcggaaaagtaaagatgaagattcaaactgaaattgaaaatttaacattcataaataaaaattacaactaaaagaaagagaaggaaaagtgtgtgaggggagggagtccgaagacccctcttcaatcccccattccagaatTCTCAGTCCCCTTTTTCCAAGATGTtttcaatgtaaagactaaggcctttatataagctctcctaaattacaaaatgaaattaaaagcaaattacaattaaatgaaaattcctattctagatgcttctggtggtcttgattggttgacaattgtgggcttacttgcttgagctttgaagtggacttgagagagaagtgagtcaagttgaggtccaggtgctaaagttagtgctaaagttagccacactaacgctacaagtgtggcgttagtgctaaagttattgtggctaacgttgcacttgctgcccagttggtgtttttggggcttaaaatatgcctcttgtttgtgctccaatttcatgcccattatatatcgttgaaaagctctgaatgtcagctttctaacgcaactagaatcacctcaattggacctttgtagctcaagttatgctcctttgaagtggacatggtagctggcatagttgctagcgttactggaaaacttgagtgccaataacgctagcgatcagggcttcattattgccagtttatggagctcaaacttagtgtccaccccatactattatatattgttgaaaagccctggatgcctactttccaatgcctttggaagcgcatcatttggagctctacaactcgagttacacttcttgcaaggtgaagaggtcagctggccttactacaggttgataccatgttcatctttgcactttcggggcaggttttctccctcaaatttagtgtccactatgtagtgccatatatgcttggaaagtcctggaatcctactttccaatgccactagaatcacctcatttagagttttgtggctcaagttatgtgtgtttgaagaaggcatggtcaggctgccaggtgggacttttgcccatgttaactaccacgttaacttagttcacgtggaagttaacgtgggtctttttgcttcaccaaccttagtggagatcaccttttccactaactttggcatctccctttacttccacgttagtttccacgttaatgtagttaacgtggaagctaatgtgggtctttttgcttcgaaaacgttagtggcactcactttttccactaacgttggcatatacccctttcgcaagcgttattggggctcaccttccccattaactttgcttggtgccttttgtccctacgttagagttcacgttagtgtagctaacgtgactcttaacgtgggtcttccttgctaacgttccatgctctccttcttcaaagttaatgccactaacttttctcactaacgttgtggctttcctttcttccacgttagtgcccacgttagtgtaactaacgtagccactaatgtggctcttctcttcttcttttggcatgaaatcaatcaaataaagtgcatcaaagtcttgctctaatgtgtaactaacgtagccactatgaatccatcacctctcttaaatgaaaaatgttttaattacaaaagaataagaagtacatggtttcgaattcatccttgaaactagtttaattattttgatgtggtgacaatattttttgttttctgaatgaatgcttgaacagtgcatatgtcttttgatattgttgttttttgaatgttaaatatgttggctcttgaagaataaggaaaaaggagaaatgttatttgataatttgaaaaatcataaaaatgattcttgaagcaagaaaaagtagtgaatacaaaagcttgcggaaaaaaaaaaagaaaagaaaaaaaataatagcgaaaaaaaaaagaaagaaaaagaaaaagcaagcagaaaaagccaaaagctctttaaaccaaaagacaagagcaaaaagccaatagcccttaaaaccaaaaggcaagggtaaataaaaaggatccaaggctttgagcatcagtggataggagggcctaaaggaataaaatcctggcctaagcggctaaaccaagctgtccctaaccatgtgcttgtggcgtgaaggtgtcaagccaaaagcttgagactgagcggttaaagtcaaggtctaaagcaaaaaaaagagagtgtgcttaagaatcctggacacctctaattggggactttagaaaagctgagtcacaatctgaaaaggttcacccaattatgtgtctctggcatttatgtatccggtggtaatactggaaaacaaaatgcttagggccacggccaagactcataaattagctgtgttcaagaatcaacatactgaactaggagaatcaataacactatctgaactctgagttcctatagatgccaatcattctgaacttcaatggataaagtgagatgccaaaattattcaagaggcaaaaagctacaagtcccgctcatctgattggagctaagtttcattgatattttggaatttatagtatattctcttcattttatcctatttaattttcagtttcttggggacaagcaacaatttaagtttggtgttgtgatgagcagataatttatacgctttttggcattgtttttacatagttttcagtataattcagttagtttttagcatatttttattagtttttaaataaaaatcacatttctggactttactatgagtttgtgtgtttttctgtgattttaggtattttctggctgaaattgagggacttgagcaaaaatcaaattcagaggttgaagaaggactgcagatgctgctggattctgacctccctgcactcaaagtagattttctggagctacagaactccaaatggtgcgctccaaattatgttggaaagtagacatccaggactttccagaaatatataatagtccatactttgcccaagtttagatgacacaaactggcgttcaacgccagttccatgttgcattctggagttaaacgccagaaacaggttgcaaagtggagttaaacgccagaaacatgttacaaactggcgttaaactccaaaagaagcctctacacgttaaagcttaatgctcagcccatgcacacaccaagtgggccccagaagtggatttctgcatcaattactcatttctgtaaaccctagtaactagtttagtataagtaggactttttactattgtatttacatatttggattgtcttttgatcctttgatcacgtttgggggctggccattcagccatgcctgaaccttcatcacttatgtattttcaacggtagagtttctacacaccatagattaaggtgtggagctctgctgttcctcacgaattaatacaaagtactattgtttttctattcaattcaagcttattccaattctaagatatttattcgcacctcaatatgaatgtgatgattatgacagtcatcatcattcccaactatgaacgcgtgcctgacaactacttccgttctaccttagattgaatgaatatctctgggattccttaatcagagtcttcgtggtataagttagaatccatggacagccattcttgagatccggaaagtctaaaccttgtctgtggtattccgagtaggatctggaaagggatggctgcgacgagcttcaaactcgcgagtgctgggcgtagtgacagacgcaaaaggatcaatggatcctattccagtatgatcgagaactgacagatgattagccatgcagtgacagcgcattggaccattttcactgagaggataggatgtagccattgacaatggtgatgcctatatacagcttgccatagaaaggagtatgaatgattggatgaagataataggaaagcagtggttcaggaggaatgaacgcatctctatacgcttatctgaaattctcaccaatgaattacataagtatcactatctttattttatattttatttatcttttaattattaaatctctataatcaattcaatctgcctgactgagatttacaaggtgatcatagcttgcttcaagccgacaatctccgtgggatcgacccttactcacgtaaggtttattacatggacgacccagtgcacttgttggttagttgtgcaaagttgtgacaaagaactaagattatgaatgtgcgtattgagtttttagcaccgttaccaaggaatggaaccgtcacgatttctgcacaccactgaccttcttagataagttagttatcttatcttatctttgagtgaagtcatcttatctttagaTTTGGGCTGTGTCCCTCTGCTTGGGCTTGCTTTGGGCTCTTCTGACGATTTGGCCAAACTCTTTAAAGAAAAGGTCGGGgattctgacctgaagaggtcggtcactttatCTTCAATCAGCCCGAgtcgcatagctcgacccaggatatgaacagtgcccctgcttgagctcggtctttcttttgaggtcgtgCACTTTTAGACTTCGACCCCTTCTTGGggaagccgagctcgagcatttgGCTTTTTGTTGATCTCTTGTGGAACTCCTGTTAGGTTTAGCCTTCTTGTTTTAAAATACGAAGCGTTTCTTTTCCATTTTTGTTGCGCGCATTTTTTTTGTTTCCTTGGAAACGTGCAAGGGTTTTAATGCTTATTAACTGCTTTGCCAttccttctttccctcttctacatctttattttgaatttcaaagaCTTGCTTTcagtttcttcttctccttttgctTCGTTTTTCACTGAGATTGCTTCGTTCCCTCTGTCTCTTCTTTCATTCTCGCATCTTCGCGCTTCCCCTTTTCTTATTTCGGAAGCATCTGTTAGTGTGGATTCGTCGCCGTTTCTTTTTTATCCTTCCCTTGCACtcgcttcttcttcctctacaggtTGGTATTTTCATTCCCTTTTACACTTTTGCCAGTCGCCCTCTTGCAAATCTCCACTATTTGTGCATGATTTTTCTTGATGTTGTCTCTGAGAATTCTGACCCTTTTGAGAGAAGactatatctttcccttttttaaaGTTTATTTTAACGCTTTTCTAAAAAGCTTGCATTTTTGTGGTGATC carries:
- the LOC107641980 gene encoding beta-galactosidase 12-like — protein: MESLVMSGKKLCVMVLCLYWVYAVIASVTNDHKAIVVNGQRKILFFGSIHYRRSTPQMWPELIQNAKEGGLDVIQTYVFWNGHEPSPGKYYFEDRYDLVKFIKVVQQAGLYVNLRIGPYICSEWNFG